In Microcoleus sp. AS-A8, the following are encoded in one genomic region:
- the mutS gene encoding DNA mismatch repair protein MutS: MSGYLEASTSPNEPNGANSIRATERALSVAAENADHHTVDRTKLTPMMQHFVEVKEQYPHALLLYRVGDFYETFFQDARRLAEELELVLTSKDAGKGIGRVYMTGVPHHALDRYCRLLVEKGFAIAICDQVEDAAVAAKEGRQVRREVTQILTPGTLLDEGMLAARRNNFLAAIVMAGNHWGLAYADISTGEFLTTQSTELELLVQELMRLQPSEVLIPTNAPDLISMLRPGEKSEHLPEYLPNSFCYTFRPQSPFSPAEARQRIIERFRVRSLEGMGCEHLPLGVRAAGGLLEYLEDTQKENYVALQCLRTYTIADYLILDHQSRRNLEITATVRDNTFHGSLLWALDRTHTAMGGRALRRWLLQPLLDIKGIRARHDTIQELVENPGLREDLRQLLRGIYDLERLTGRAGSGKANARDLVALADSLLKLPELAELAAYGSSPYLKALQKVPPQLEQLGHKLRANLVESPPLHLMEGNLIRVGVNPQLDEMRETAKGDQEWIANLEVTERERTGISNLKVGFNKAFGYYISITRSKADQVPLNYIRKQTLTNEERFITPELKEREARILTAREDLNRLEYEIFVELRVQVGELSEEIRNVSRAVAAVDVLCGLADVAVYQGYCRPSMVEGREIRIIDGRHPVVEQSLPSGFFVPNSAYLGGVLEGTNHRGSEGTERGEERPDLIILTGPNASGKSCYLRQVGLIQLMAQTGSFVPAASATLGICDRIFTRVGAVDDLATGQSTFMVEMNETANILNHATAKSLVLLDEIGRGTATFDGLSIAWSVAEYLATEIQSRTIFATHYHELNELASLLPNVANYQVTVKELADEIVFLHQVQPGGADKSYGIEAGRLAGLPTSVIQRARQVMKQIEKHSKIAVGLRKGIQNKPPVPDTAQAAPMEQLDMFSE, encoded by the coding sequence ATGAGCGGATACCTCGAAGCATCTACCTCTCCCAACGAACCCAACGGTGCTAACTCAATACGTGCTACCGAAAGAGCGTTGAGCGTTGCTGCCGAAAATGCCGACCATCACACGGTGGATCGAACTAAACTGACACCGATGATGCAGCACTTCGTTGAGGTGAAGGAGCAGTATCCTCATGCGCTGTTGCTGTATCGGGTTGGAGACTTTTATGAAACCTTCTTTCAGGATGCCCGGAGACTAGCGGAAGAATTGGAACTTGTCTTAACCAGTAAGGATGCTGGTAAGGGGATTGGGCGAGTGTATATGACGGGGGTTCCCCACCATGCCTTGGATCGCTATTGTCGGCTGTTGGTGGAAAAAGGATTTGCGATCGCAATTTGTGATCAAGTAGAAGATGCGGCGGTTGCTGCCAAAGAAGGGCGTCAGGTACGGCGTGAAGTTACGCAAATCCTTACCCCAGGCACGTTGTTGGATGAAGGGATGCTGGCAGCGCGGCGCAATAACTTCCTTGCGGCTATCGTCATGGCTGGGAATCATTGGGGTTTGGCGTATGCCGACATCTCCACCGGGGAATTCCTCACTACGCAATCGACGGAGTTAGAACTGCTGGTGCAGGAACTCATGCGGTTGCAACCCTCGGAAGTGTTGATTCCCACCAATGCCCCCGATTTAATTAGTATGCTGCGACCGGGCGAGAAATCCGAGCATCTGCCGGAATATTTGCCGAATTCATTTTGCTATACCTTTCGTCCCCAATCGCCCTTTTCTCCAGCCGAAGCCAGACAAAGAATTATAGAACGGTTTAGGGTGCGATCGCTCGAAGGGATGGGTTGCGAACATCTGCCCTTAGGTGTCCGTGCGGCTGGGGGTTTGCTGGAATATCTGGAAGATACGCAAAAAGAGAATTATGTTGCGCTTCAGTGCTTACGCACTTATACCATTGCCGATTACTTAATTCTTGACCATCAGAGTCGCCGCAATCTGGAAATTACCGCTACGGTTCGGGATAACACGTTTCATGGTTCCCTACTGTGGGCATTGGATAGAACCCACACCGCTATGGGGGGTAGGGCGTTACGTCGTTGGTTGTTGCAACCCCTGCTCGATATTAAAGGAATTCGAGCGCGGCACGATACGATTCAGGAATTGGTAGAAAATCCTGGACTTCGGGAGGACTTGCGGCAGCTACTGCGCGGTATTTATGACTTAGAACGGCTGACGGGACGTGCGGGTTCAGGTAAGGCGAATGCGCGAGATTTAGTAGCACTGGCTGATTCTCTTTTAAAATTACCAGAACTTGCAGAGCTTGCCGCCTATGGTTCCTCTCCCTACTTAAAAGCTTTGCAGAAAGTGCCGCCCCAATTGGAACAGTTAGGGCACAAACTCCGCGCCAATCTGGTGGAATCGCCTCCTTTACATTTAATGGAAGGGAACTTGATTCGAGTGGGGGTTAATCCTCAGTTGGATGAGATGCGGGAAACGGCAAAAGGTGACCAGGAATGGATTGCCAACTTAGAAGTAACGGAGAGAGAACGCACGGGTATTTCTAACTTGAAGGTGGGGTTTAATAAAGCGTTCGGTTACTACATTAGTATTACTCGGAGTAAGGCAGACCAGGTTCCGCTTAACTATATTCGCAAGCAAACGTTAACCAATGAGGAGCGTTTTATTACGCCGGAGTTGAAGGAACGGGAAGCGCGAATTCTGACGGCACGGGAAGATTTGAATCGTTTGGAATATGAGATTTTTGTGGAGTTAAGAGTACAGGTAGGGGAACTTTCTGAAGAGATTCGGAATGTGTCTCGTGCAGTGGCGGCTGTTGATGTCTTGTGTGGTTTGGCTGATGTAGCGGTGTATCAAGGATATTGTCGTCCCAGTATGGTGGAGGGGCGGGAGATTAGGATTATTGATGGGCGTCATCCGGTGGTGGAACAGTCTTTGCCGAGTGGGTTTTTTGTACCGAATTCGGCTTATTTGGGGGGAGTTTTAGAGGGAACGAACCACAGAGGCTCAGAGGGCACCGAGAGGGGCGAGGAGCGTCCGGATTTGATTATTTTGACGGGGCCGAATGCGAGTGGCAAGAGTTGTTATTTGCGGCAGGTGGGGTTGATTCAGTTGATGGCGCAGACGGGGAGTTTTGTTCCGGCGGCGTCGGCGACTTTGGGAATATGCGATCGCATTTTTACGCGTGTGGGTGCGGTGGATGATTTGGCGACGGGTCAATCGACGTTTATGGTGGAGATGAATGAAACGGCGAATATCCTTAACCATGCCACGGCTAAATCTCTGGTTCTTCTCGATGAAATTGGCAGAGGCACGGCAACGTTTGATGGCCTTTCGATTGCTTGGTCGGTGGCGGAATATCTAGCCACAGAGATTCAGTCGCGAACAATTTTCGCTACGCATTATCACGAATTGAACGAACTTGCTTCGCTGCTGCCCAATGTCGCTAACTATCAAGTAACGGTGAAAGAGTTAGCAGATGAAATTGTGTTTTTGCACCAAGTTCAACCGGGTGGAGCGGATAAGTCTTATGGGATTGAAGCAGGGCGTTTAGCGGGGTTACCTACATCTGTGATTCAACGGGCAAGGCAGGTGATGAAACAAATTGAAAAGCACAGCAAAATTGCAGTTGGGTTGCGTAAAGGAATTCAAAATAAGCCACCCGTGCCGGACACGGCCCAAGCCGCACCCATGGAACAGTTAGATATGTTTAGTGAATAA
- a CDS encoding metallophosphoesterase has translation MILFGGDPHGDFKPIIRAVEAYTPQAVILLGDLDLERSLEQEVSAIIDKTEVWFIPGNHDGDRDCWYDHLFASKLGDRNLHGRVVEIDGKRVAGLGGVFREKIWMPPAQPKFRSHKELLFACAKKDRWRDGIPRKHHVTIFWQQYEALWEERADILVTHEAPSCHRYGFKELDHLALALGVKTVVHGHHHEQYSRRICDSQIRVHGVGKAGVCDEYGNILVAGKQDEQRRRRWYK, from the coding sequence ATGATTCTTTTTGGGGGAGACCCGCACGGGGATTTCAAACCGATTATCAGGGCTGTGGAGGCTTATACTCCACAAGCGGTTATTTTGCTGGGCGATCTCGATTTAGAGCGATCGCTTGAACAAGAAGTTTCCGCCATCATCGACAAAACCGAAGTTTGGTTTATACCTGGCAATCATGACGGCGATCGAGATTGTTGGTACGATCACCTGTTTGCTTCAAAACTAGGCGATCGCAATCTGCATGGTCGTGTTGTCGAAATCGATGGCAAGCGAGTCGCGGGTTTAGGTGGTGTGTTTCGTGAAAAAATTTGGATGCCACCCGCTCAACCGAAATTTCGCAGCCACAAAGAACTATTGTTTGCCTGTGCCAAAAAAGACCGTTGGCGCGATGGTATCCCCCGCAAGCATCATGTCACCATATTTTGGCAACAATATGAGGCACTTTGGGAGGAACGAGCCGATATTTTAGTTACCCATGAAGCGCCTTCCTGCCATCGCTACGGATTCAAAGAACTCGATCATTTAGCTCTAGCGCTTGGGGTCAAAACAGTCGTACATGGTCATCACCACGAGCAGTACAGTCGGAGAATTTGCGATAGCCAAATTCGAGTTCATGGAGTAGGTAAAGCTGGGGTGTGTGACGAGTATGGCAACATCTTAGTTGCAGGCAAGCAAGACGAACAACGTCGGCGACGATGGTACAAATAG
- a CDS encoding PAS domain S-box protein, with protein sequence MCETELTIAPQNSNWATKVCNQAQARETVPQIQDKESPNTSLLLHPNSYVDLVQGLDVIIWEMDALTWKFTFVSDRAQDILGYPISQWFEEPGFWQDQLLHPEDRDWCIDFCVTATQAARDHQFEYRAIAADGRVVWLKDLVRVMCDENGRAKRLRGVMVDITQDKEAQQKTQQLFCERQERSEIERMQTALRQSEERYRSLVEATSPIIWDTNAEGELVTEQARWSAFTGQTYAEYQGWGWLNAIHPYDQANTAQAWQEALANRTLYQVEHRVRRNDGEYRYMSARAVPVLGLDGSIREWVGVHTDISERKQVEAARDRALCEAQTARAALQWVFMQAPAAIQVTRGSNHITETVNSLYIKLTGKRDLVGKPVREAFSELEGQGFFELLDRVYSTGEPFIGKEMPAVFDRNDDGKLEESFWNFVYQPLVDGEGNVYGIMTHAVEVTEQVQARREIEKKAEELAELMRSLERSNQELDQFAYIASHDLKAPLRAISTLSEWIEEDLGDQIQDDSREHLRLLRGRVQRMTDLIDGILQYSRAGRVQQMERVDVSALIAEVIELLAPPPDILMVVEPGMPTLKTEKIPLEQVLINLIGNAIKYAQCPHARIQVSVRDVGQYYEFAIADNGPGIASNYHEKIWVIFQRLEARDKVEGTGIGLSIVKKIVESRGGQVWVESELGAGATFRFTWPKYFQKRVKA encoded by the coding sequence ATGTGCGAGACCGAGTTGACGATCGCACCACAAAACAGTAACTGGGCGACAAAGGTGTGTAATCAAGCCCAAGCAAGGGAGACGGTGCCGCAGATCCAGGACAAGGAGTCACCTAATACATCGTTGCTACTACACCCAAACAGCTATGTTGATTTGGTGCAAGGACTCGATGTGATCATCTGGGAGATGGACGCTTTGACGTGGAAATTCACGTTTGTGAGCGATCGCGCCCAAGATATTCTGGGTTATCCCATCAGCCAGTGGTTCGAGGAACCTGGATTTTGGCAAGACCAATTACTCCATCCAGAAGACCGGGATTGGTGTATTGATTTCTGCGTAACGGCAACTCAGGCCGCGAGAGACCATCAATTCGAGTATAGAGCGATCGCGGCAGATGGTCGTGTGGTGTGGCTCAAAGATTTGGTCCGCGTGATGTGTGACGAGAACGGTCGCGCCAAGCGGCTGCGGGGTGTCATGGTTGATATCACCCAAGATAAAGAAGCTCAACAGAAAACTCAGCAACTGTTCTGTGAACGGCAGGAACGTAGTGAGATCGAAAGGATGCAAACAGCGCTCCGCCAGAGCGAAGAGCGCTACCGTTCCCTAGTCGAGGCTACCTCTCCCATCATCTGGGACACGAATGCCGAAGGAGAACTTGTTACCGAACAAGCTCGCTGGAGTGCGTTCACCGGACAGACTTATGCAGAATACCAAGGATGGGGGTGGCTCAATGCTATTCATCCCTATGATCAAGCCAATACCGCACAGGCATGGCAGGAGGCTCTTGCCAACCGTACTCTTTACCAAGTCGAGCATCGCGTGCGGCGTAATGACGGTGAGTATCGCTATATGAGTGCTCGTGCTGTACCTGTGTTGGGACTCGACGGCAGCATTCGCGAATGGGTGGGGGTACACACGGATATTAGCGAACGTAAGCAAGTCGAAGCGGCACGCGATCGCGCGTTATGTGAAGCACAAACTGCCCGTGCGGCACTCCAGTGGGTGTTTATGCAAGCCCCAGCCGCCATTCAAGTGACTCGCGGATCTAACCATATCACCGAAACGGTTAACTCCCTGTACATCAAACTGACGGGGAAGCGGGATTTGGTGGGCAAACCCGTCCGTGAGGCGTTCTCGGAGTTGGAGGGGCAGGGCTTTTTTGAGTTGTTAGATCGGGTGTATAGCACGGGTGAACCGTTTATCGGTAAGGAAATGCCGGCTGTATTTGACCGCAATGATGATGGCAAATTAGAAGAGAGCTTTTGGAATTTCGTTTATCAACCGTTGGTCGATGGCGAGGGCAACGTTTATGGGATTATGACCCATGCGGTGGAAGTCACCGAGCAAGTGCAGGCGCGGCGAGAAATTGAGAAAAAAGCTGAGGAACTTGCTGAACTGATGCGATCGCTAGAGCGCTCCAACCAAGAACTCGATCAGTTTGCTTATATCGCCTCTCACGACCTCAAAGCCCCCTTACGCGCAATCTCAACGCTCTCGGAGTGGATTGAAGAAGACCTTGGCGACCAAATCCAGGACGACTCCCGTGAACATTTAAGGTTGTTGCGCGGACGGGTACAACGCATGACAGACTTGATTGACGGGATATTGCAATATTCCCGTGCAGGTCGTGTGCAACAGATGGAACGGGTGGATGTCTCGGCTTTAATCGCTGAAGTGATTGAACTGCTCGCCCCACCCCCAGATATTTTAATGGTTGTCGAACCGGGAATGCCGACACTTAAGACCGAGAAGATACCCCTAGAACAGGTCTTGATCAATTTAATTGGCAATGCCATCAAGTATGCCCAGTGTCCCCATGCCCGTATCCAGGTTAGTGTTCGAGATGTGGGACAGTACTATGAATTTGCGATCGCAGACAATGGGCCAGGGATTGCCTCAAATTACCATGAGAAGATTTGGGTGATTTTCCAAAGGCTAGAAGCACGAGATAAAGTGGAAGGAACAGGCATCGGGCTCTCCATAGTGAAGAAGATTGTCGAGAGTCGAGGGGGGCAGGTGTGGGTCGAATCCGAACTTGGGGCGGGAGCGACCTTCCGGTTTACATGGCCTAAATACTTCCAGAAGCGTGTCAAGGCATAG
- a CDS encoding PstS family phosphate ABC transporter substrate-binding protein — protein sequence MVVFTFGITSCNSLDEKKNEVSVDGGAVGFPIHQAVAEEFQKAKPEAQVSVASSGTGGGISKFCAGDIDVVGASRAIKDEEIKTCKKKGIEVVELPIALDGIAVIVNRNNNFAKCLTIEEFNKMWNSKSTNKITRWNQVNPKFPNQPIKLYAPASDTGTFDYFTQAVTGKAKNSRTDYTPSHNQNVLVQGVAGDVNALGYVGISYYLANQDKLNLVAVQSPQGKCETPVPLDNVVKNVYLPLSRPLFIYVSKKSLDNEPAVKEFVDFYIDNSWKWVDQVGYVALPDEAYPKIKQKLASGETGSKFKDAKPGEPIANLL from the coding sequence ATGGTAGTTTTTACCTTTGGTATAACATCTTGCAACAGTTTGGACGAGAAGAAGAATGAAGTCAGTGTTGATGGTGGAGCTGTAGGTTTTCCCATCCATCAAGCCGTTGCAGAAGAATTTCAGAAGGCTAAACCGGAAGCTCAGGTTAGTGTTGCTTCTAGTGGCACAGGTGGTGGCATCAGCAAGTTTTGTGCTGGTGACATTGATGTCGTTGGTGCCTCACGCGCCATTAAAGATGAAGAAATTAAAACCTGTAAAAAGAAGGGAATTGAGGTTGTAGAGCTGCCTATTGCTCTAGACGGAATTGCTGTTATTGTTAATCGCAACAATAACTTTGCTAAGTGCTTGACCATTGAGGAGTTTAACAAAATGTGGAACTCAAAATCGACTAACAAAATAACCAGATGGAATCAAGTTAATCCAAAGTTTCCTAACCAGCCGATAAAGCTTTATGCCCCAGCTTCCGACACGGGAACATTTGATTATTTCACACAAGCCGTTACTGGCAAAGCCAAAAATAGCCGCACGGACTACACTCCTAGCCACAATCAAAACGTCCTGGTTCAAGGGGTTGCAGGTGATGTGAATGCCCTAGGATATGTCGGGATATCTTACTACCTAGCAAACCAAGACAAACTGAACCTAGTTGCTGTGCAAAGTCCACAAGGAAAGTGTGAAACGCCAGTCCCTTTAGACAATGTTGTTAAAAATGTTTATTTACCCTTATCTCGTCCCCTGTTTATCTATGTTAGTAAGAAATCCCTAGACAACGAACCAGCCGTCAAGGAGTTTGTTGATTTCTATATAGATAATTCTTGGAAATGGGTCGATCAAGTTGGTTATGTGGCGCTACCCGATGAAGCATATCCCAAGATAAAGCAAAAACTTGCCTCTGGTGAAACGGGTTCTAAATTCAAAGATGCAAAACCGGGTGAGCCGATCGCAAACCTTCTTTAA
- the pstC gene encoding phosphate ABC transporter permease subunit PstC yields the protein MQNTNSRNDFNWEDRRSLEKKAGDDIQDKIIAVILFCCALVSVLTTFGIVFIIFRVTFEFFQEVSFAQFFLDTQWTPLFAEKHFGIWPLLNGTLLTTTIAMLVAIPLGLSAAIYLSEYASPKVAAILRPAVELLAGVPTVVFGYFALLFVTPVLRNFLPLEVFNALSAGLMTGIMVMPTVSSISLDALQSVPRSLREGAYAMGVTKLEVITKVIFPAALSGIAASIILGISRAVGETMIVVIAAGQQPRLSLNPFQTVETMTAYMAQISGGDSPRGSLNYKTLYAVGAVLFLITLTLNIVSHQIASRYKEKS from the coding sequence ATGCAAAACACAAATTCTAGGAATGATTTTAATTGGGAGGACAGGCGATCGCTTGAAAAAAAAGCAGGCGACGATATCCAGGATAAAATTATCGCCGTGATTTTATTTTGTTGCGCGTTAGTTTCCGTACTCACTACGTTTGGAATTGTTTTTATTATCTTCCGCGTGACGTTTGAGTTTTTCCAAGAGGTGTCGTTCGCTCAGTTCTTTCTCGATACCCAGTGGACACCTTTATTTGCTGAGAAACATTTTGGAATTTGGCCTTTGCTCAATGGCACTCTACTGACTACAACGATTGCCATGCTTGTTGCTATTCCTCTAGGTTTATCTGCGGCTATCTACTTAAGCGAATATGCTTCACCCAAGGTGGCAGCTATTTTACGCCCAGCTGTAGAACTGCTGGCGGGAGTGCCTACTGTTGTCTTTGGTTACTTCGCTCTCTTATTTGTGACACCTGTGTTGCGGAATTTTCTTCCCCTTGAAGTTTTTAACGCTTTAAGCGCTGGGCTAATGACAGGAATCATGGTTATGCCTACCGTTAGCTCTATCAGCTTAGACGCGCTGCAATCTGTTCCTCGCTCTTTGCGGGAAGGTGCTTATGCAATGGGCGTAACAAAACTGGAAGTTATCACCAAAGTTATCTTCCCCGCCGCTCTTTCTGGAATTGCTGCCTCGATTATTCTAGGCATTTCAAGAGCTGTCGGTGAAACAATGATTGTCGTGATTGCGGCTGGGCAACAACCTCGACTCAGCCTTAATCCGTTTCAAACGGTGGAAACCATGACAGCTTATATGGCTCAAATTTCAGGAGGAGATAGTCCTCGTGGCAGTCTTAATTACAAAACCTTATACGCTGTGGGAGCTGTTCTGTTTTTAATCACCCTCACGTTAAACATTGTCAGTCACCAGATAGCTAGTCGCTACAAAGAAAAATCTTAA
- the pstA gene encoding phosphate ABC transporter permease PstA: MATSFYQNDFQESTEEFNPQLEKREKIGKIFEILFLIGLSIGLLVLAILVFDVFKDGLGRLLTPGFLTENPSRFDDKGGIRPAIFGSVLLGLLVMLVAVPIGVGAALYLEEYAPKAWWTDIIEINIANLAGVPSIVYGLLGLGVFYYLLGFGPSLITGALTLSLLSLPIIIVTAREAIRAVPNSLREASYGLGTTKWQTVWNHVLPYAIPGILTGVILSVSRAIGDAASLLVIGAVSFLTFNPGLFQRFMALPIQIYSYISRPEPGFANAAAATIIVLLFVVLVLNGVAIYLRNRFSLLK, from the coding sequence ATGGCTACTTCTTTTTACCAAAACGATTTCCAAGAATCAACTGAGGAGTTTAATCCGCAGTTAGAGAAAAGAGAAAAAATCGGCAAAATATTTGAGATTCTCTTCTTAATTGGTTTGTCTATCGGCTTACTTGTTCTTGCTATCTTAGTCTTTGATGTTTTTAAGGATGGGCTAGGAAGACTGTTGACTCCTGGCTTTTTGACTGAAAATCCGTCTCGTTTCGACGATAAAGGCGGCATCCGTCCTGCTATTTTTGGTAGCGTATTGCTAGGGCTACTAGTCATGTTAGTTGCCGTGCCTATCGGTGTGGGAGCCGCGTTGTATCTCGAAGAATATGCACCAAAAGCTTGGTGGACAGATATTATCGAGATTAATATTGCCAACCTAGCTGGAGTTCCTTCAATTGTTTATGGACTACTAGGGTTAGGCGTTTTCTATTATCTTTTAGGCTTTGGTCCATCTTTGATTACTGGCGCACTAACGTTGTCGTTGCTGTCTTTACCCATCATTATTGTGACTGCCAGAGAGGCAATTCGAGCTGTTCCTAATTCTCTACGAGAAGCTTCCTATGGCTTGGGAACAACGAAGTGGCAGACAGTGTGGAATCACGTCTTACCTTATGCTATTCCAGGAATTTTAACAGGGGTGATTCTTTCCGTTTCGCGTGCTATTGGTGATGCGGCTTCTCTCCTTGTAATTGGAGCGGTGAGCTTTTTAACCTTCAATCCGGGTTTATTTCAGCGCTTTATGGCTTTACCCATCCAAATTTACAGCTACATTAGTCGCCCTGAACCTGGTTTTGCTAATGCCGCCGCCGCGACAATCATTGTTTTATTGTTCGTAGTTTTGGTTTTGAATGGCGTAGCAATCTACCTTCGGAATCGTTTCTCGTTATTGAAATAA
- the pstB gene encoding phosphate ABC transporter ATP-binding protein PstB, producing the protein MQYNKSQRKQDNGKQNLNAQDNASFVVQDVKVYYGALKALQEVNVEIPKNQVTAFIGPSGCGKSTLLRCFNRMNDLIPGARVEGEIKYQGKNIYDNKINPVKVRRQVGMVFQRPNPFPKSIYENIAFGPRANGYKGNMDQLVEQSLRRAALWDEVKDKLKAKGTDLSGGQQQRLCIARAIAMKPDVILMDEPASALDPISTQQVEQLCLELKEQYTIIIVTHNMQQASRISDMTAFFNTETDESGKRRGKLVEFSPTEEIFDSPRTKEAKAYISGQFG; encoded by the coding sequence ATGCAATACAATAAATCCCAACGTAAGCAAGATAACGGCAAACAAAATCTAAACGCGCAAGATAACGCGAGCTTTGTCGTCCAAGACGTCAAGGTTTATTATGGCGCTCTCAAGGCACTTCAAGAGGTCAATGTAGAAATTCCTAAAAATCAAGTCACAGCTTTTATTGGACCTTCAGGATGTGGCAAAAGCACTCTCCTACGCTGCTTTAACCGCATGAACGATTTAATACCTGGAGCTAGAGTTGAGGGCGAAATAAAGTACCAGGGAAAAAACATTTATGATAACAAGATCAATCCGGTGAAAGTACGGCGTCAGGTTGGAATGGTATTCCAGAGACCGAACCCTTTTCCGAAGTCAATTTACGAAAACATTGCCTTTGGGCCGCGTGCTAATGGTTATAAGGGCAATATGGACCAACTGGTGGAGCAATCGCTGCGGCGGGCGGCACTTTGGGATGAGGTGAAGGACAAGCTGAAAGCGAAGGGTACTGATTTATCGGGAGGACAGCAGCAACGGCTTTGCATTGCACGGGCGATCGCGATGAAGCCAGATGTCATTTTGATGGATGAACCCGCATCTGCCCTCGATCCGATTTCAACTCAACAGGTTGAACAACTGTGTCTTGAACTCAAGGAACAGTACACAATCATCATCGTGACCCACAATATGCAGCAAGCCTCACGGATATCCGATATGACTGCATTTTTCAACACAGAAACTGATGAGAGTGGTAAGCGCAGGGGAAAATTAGTCGAGTTCAGTCCTACTGAGGAAATTTTTGATTCTCCCAGAACTAAAGAAGCTAAGGCTTATATCAGTGGTCAGTTTGGTTAA
- a CDS encoding sulfate ABC transporter substrate-binding protein: MLRTITQWCQGVIASWLNRRSLWGFVSLFLVGASLSLAIAACSGSIADTSGTQQDVKLRLVSYSVTKAAHDRIIPKFVEKWKKEHNQNVTFAQSYGGSGSQASAVIEGSQEADIVHLALALDIQRIEQAGLIEAGWEREAPKNGVVTRSVAAIVTRAGNPKGINTWTDLAKDGVKLIAANPKTSGIAMWEFLALWGCVTQTGGDERQALDYTTKVYKNTPLLTKDAREATDLFFNQGQGDVLINYENEVILAELNGQKLPYTIPEVNISIDNAVAVVDKNVDKHGTREVAQAFIDFLYTPEAQQEFAELGYRPVNPSVVAEVASKYPPVKTLFTVQDLGGWDIIQKQFFTDGATFDKIQAANKA; encoded by the coding sequence ATGTTGCGGACTATCACCCAGTGGTGCCAAGGAGTAATAGCAAGTTGGTTAAACAGACGCTCTTTATGGGGCTTTGTGTCCCTGTTTTTGGTAGGAGCTAGCTTAAGTTTAGCGATCGCCGCCTGCTCTGGCAGCATTGCTGATACCAGTGGTACTCAACAGGATGTCAAGCTAAGGCTCGTTTCCTACTCAGTTACCAAAGCCGCTCACGATCGCATTATTCCCAAATTTGTCGAAAAGTGGAAGAAAGAACACAACCAAAATGTCACGTTCGCACAGAGTTATGGGGGGTCTGGTTCTCAAGCCAGTGCCGTAATTGAAGGCTCGCAAGAAGCCGATATCGTACACCTAGCACTCGCCCTTGATATCCAGAGAATTGAGCAAGCGGGTTTGATTGAAGCGGGTTGGGAGAGAGAAGCTCCTAAAAATGGCGTTGTCACCCGATCTGTGGCTGCTATTGTCACCCGCGCAGGCAATCCCAAAGGCATTAATACTTGGACAGACTTGGCAAAAGATGGCGTGAAGCTGATTGCCGCTAACCCCAAAACGTCTGGTATTGCGATGTGGGAGTTCTTAGCTTTGTGGGGTTGTGTGACCCAAACAGGAGGGGATGAGCGTCAAGCACTCGACTATACCACCAAAGTCTATAAGAATACTCCTTTGCTAACAAAAGATGCGCGTGAGGCGACTGATTTATTTTTCAACCAAGGTCAGGGAGATGTCTTAATCAACTACGAAAACGAGGTGATTTTGGCTGAGCTGAACGGTCAGAAACTACCTTATACAATCCCTGAGGTTAACATTTCCATCGACAACGCTGTTGCTGTTGTAGATAAAAACGTTGACAAGCACGGCACTAGAGAAGTTGCACAAGCGTTTATCGATTTTCTCTACACCCCAGAAGCCCAACAAGAATTCGCTGAGTTAGGGTATCGTCCCGTTAACCCTAGCGTGGTAGCAGAAGTGGCGTCGAAGTATCCTCCAGTGAAAACCCTGTTCACAGTTCAAGATTTAGGCGGTTGGGATATTATCCAGAAGCAATTCTTTACCGATGGGGCAACGTTTGACAAAATTCAGGCTGCCAACAAAGCATGA
- a CDS encoding helix-turn-helix domain-containing protein: MAIKTPLVTNQPAIGKLIRELRIETGLTQSKFGAALGVTYPTVSRWENGLAKPSPLAIKKIETQLRQIGERRKDLLQQYLRE; encoded by the coding sequence ATGGCAATTAAAACACCTTTAGTCACAAACCAGCCAGCCATTGGCAAACTCATCCGTGAACTCCGTATCGAGACGGGGTTGACACAATCCAAATTCGGGGCAGCGTTAGGTGTTACTTACCCGACCGTTAGCCGATGGGAAAATGGACTTGCAAAACCTTCACCCTTGGCGATCAAAAAAATCGAGACGCAGTTGCGGCAGATTGGTGAACGCCGGAAGGATTTGCTGCAACAGTATTTAAGGGAGTGA